In Mycobacterium sp. JS623, one genomic interval encodes:
- the pntB gene encoding Re/Si-specific NAD(P)(+) transhydrogenase subunit beta — MFTLETIATAAYVVAAILFILALAGLSKHETSRAGNTFGIAGMAVALIATIALAFARHIEPVGVALLVGAMAIGAAIGLWRAKVVEMTGMPELIALLHSFVGLAAVLVGWNGYLHVEADLAGSEAALLHNQGMLGIHSAEVVIGVFIGAVTFTGSIVANLKLSARIKSAPMMLPGKNFLNVGALVVFVALTVWFVISPQLWLLVVVTVLALLLGWHLVASIGGGDMPVVVSMLNSYSGWAAAASGFLLGNDLLIITGALVGSSGAYLSYIMCKAMNRSFISVIAGGFGIEAGPADDKDYGEHREINAEGAADLLESAKSVIITPGYGMAVAQAQYGVADLTRKLRDRGINVRFGIHPVAGRLPGHMNVLLAEAKVPYDIVLEMDEINDDFDSTDVVLVIGANDTVNPAAAEDPGSPIAGMPVLTVWNAAHVIVFKRSMASGYAGVQNPLFFRENTQMLFGDAKDRVDAINAALSETAKV; from the coding sequence GTGTTCACACTGGAAACCATCGCGACAGCGGCCTACGTCGTCGCGGCCATCCTGTTCATCCTCGCGTTGGCCGGCCTGTCCAAGCACGAAACATCCAGGGCCGGTAACACTTTCGGCATCGCCGGAATGGCCGTCGCCCTGATCGCAACGATCGCGCTGGCATTCGCCCGCCACATCGAGCCTGTCGGCGTCGCGCTGCTGGTCGGCGCCATGGCCATCGGCGCAGCGATCGGCCTGTGGCGCGCCAAGGTCGTCGAGATGACGGGCATGCCCGAGCTGATCGCGCTGCTGCACTCGTTCGTGGGCCTGGCCGCGGTGCTGGTGGGGTGGAACGGCTACCTGCACGTCGAAGCCGATCTCGCCGGATCCGAGGCAGCGCTGCTGCACAACCAGGGCATGCTCGGCATCCACTCGGCCGAGGTCGTCATCGGCGTGTTCATCGGCGCCGTGACGTTCACCGGCTCGATCGTCGCCAACCTGAAGCTCTCGGCCCGCATCAAGTCCGCGCCGATGATGCTGCCCGGCAAGAACTTCCTCAATGTCGGCGCGCTCGTCGTCTTCGTCGCGCTGACGGTGTGGTTCGTGATCAGCCCGCAGCTGTGGCTGCTGGTGGTGGTCACCGTGCTTGCGCTGCTACTGGGCTGGCACCTGGTCGCTTCCATCGGCGGCGGCGACATGCCGGTGGTGGTGTCGATGCTCAACAGCTACTCCGGCTGGGCCGCGGCAGCGTCGGGCTTCCTGCTCGGCAACGATCTGCTGATCATCACCGGTGCGCTGGTCGGGTCGTCCGGTGCCTACCTGTCCTACATCATGTGCAAGGCGATGAACCGGTCGTTCATCTCGGTGATCGCAGGCGGCTTCGGGATCGAGGCCGGGCCCGCCGATGACAAGGATTACGGCGAGCATCGCGAGATCAACGCCGAGGGCGCCGCCGATCTACTCGAGTCCGCCAAGTCGGTGATCATCACGCCCGGCTACGGCATGGCCGTCGCCCAGGCCCAGTACGGCGTCGCCGACCTGACCCGCAAGCTGCGCGACCGCGGCATCAACGTTCGGTTCGGCATCCACCCCGTCGCCGGCCGCCTACCCGGCCACATGAACGTGCTGCTGGCCGAGGCCAAGGTGCCCTACGACATCGTGCTCGAGATGGACGAGATCAACGACGACTTCGACAGCACCGACGTCGTCCTCGTCATCGGAGCCAACGACACCGTCAACCCGGCGGCGGCCGAGGATCCGGGCAGCCCCATCGCCGGCATGCCGGTGCTGACGGTGTGGAACGCCGCGCACGTGATCGTGTTCAAACGGTCCATGGCCTCGGGCTATGCCGGCGTGCAGAACCCGCTGTTCTTCCGGGAGAACACCCAGATGCTGTTCGGTGACGCCAAAGACCGGGTCGACGCGATCAACGCGGCGCTCTCGGAGACCGCGAAGGTGTAG
- a CDS encoding Re/Si-specific NAD(P)(+) transhydrogenase subunit alpha, translated as MIIGIPRESLPGETRVAATPQTVGQLIKLGYDVVVETGAGAASSFSDEAFTEAGAEIGEAWKADVVLKVNAPDNAEIAALRDGATLISLISPALKPELVEQLATRPITVLAMDAVPRISRAQSLDVLSSMANIAGYRAVVEAAHSFGRFFTGQVTAAGKVPPAKVLVVGAGVAGLAAIGAAGSLGAIVQATDPRPEVADQVKSLGGEYVSVDPEAAEVSATGYAKEMGDDYKAREAQLYADLAKDVDIIITTALIPGKPAPRIITAEMVASMKPGSVIVDMAAANGGNVEGTVKDQAVVTDHGVTIVGYTDLAGRLPATASQLYGTNLVNLLKLLTPEKDGKLILDFEDVVQRSVTVVRDGEVTWPPPPVQVSAAPVVAAAAPAETKPAKKPMTIGRRLGLTFTAAAVLFALIALSPAALQVHLTVFALAIVIGYYVIGNVHHALHTPLMSVTNAISGIIVVGALLQIGHGNVVVTAVATLATLLASINVFGGFSVTRRMLAMFSRS; from the coding sequence ATGATCATCGGGATCCCGAGAGAGTCGCTGCCTGGCGAAACGCGGGTCGCCGCGACACCGCAGACGGTTGGCCAACTCATCAAGCTGGGCTACGACGTCGTGGTCGAGACGGGCGCGGGCGCCGCCTCGAGCTTCTCCGACGAGGCGTTCACCGAGGCTGGCGCCGAGATCGGTGAGGCCTGGAAGGCCGACGTCGTGCTCAAGGTGAACGCGCCGGACAACGCGGAGATCGCGGCCCTACGCGACGGCGCCACGTTGATCAGTCTCATTTCCCCCGCGCTCAAGCCGGAGCTCGTCGAGCAGCTGGCCACCCGGCCGATCACCGTGCTGGCCATGGACGCTGTTCCTCGTATCTCGCGGGCCCAGTCGCTGGACGTGCTGTCGTCGATGGCCAACATCGCCGGCTATCGCGCCGTGGTCGAGGCCGCCCACAGCTTCGGCCGGTTCTTCACCGGACAGGTGACTGCGGCGGGCAAGGTGCCTCCGGCCAAGGTGCTCGTCGTCGGCGCCGGCGTCGCCGGTCTGGCAGCCATCGGTGCGGCGGGCAGCCTGGGCGCCATCGTGCAAGCCACCGACCCGCGGCCCGAGGTGGCCGATCAGGTCAAGTCCCTGGGCGGCGAGTACGTGTCTGTCGACCCGGAGGCAGCCGAGGTCTCGGCCACCGGCTACGCCAAGGAGATGGGCGACGACTACAAGGCCCGCGAGGCGCAGCTGTACGCCGATCTGGCCAAGGACGTCGACATCATCATCACCACCGCGCTGATCCCCGGTAAACCGGCGCCGCGCATCATCACCGCCGAGATGGTCGCGTCGATGAAGCCCGGCAGCGTGATCGTGGACATGGCCGCGGCCAACGGCGGCAACGTCGAGGGCACCGTCAAGGACCAGGCGGTCGTCACCGACCACGGCGTGACGATCGTCGGCTACACCGATCTCGCCGGCCGACTGCCCGCCACCGCATCACAGCTGTACGGCACCAACCTGGTGAACCTGCTGAAGCTGCTCACCCCCGAGAAGGACGGCAAGCTCATTCTCGACTTCGAGGATGTGGTTCAGCGCTCGGTGACTGTGGTTCGCGACGGCGAGGTCACCTGGCCGCCGCCGCCCGTCCAGGTGTCGGCGGCCCCGGTCGTTGCCGCGGCCGCGCCGGCTGAAACGAAGCCGGCTAAAAAGCCCATGACCATCGGGCGCAGGCTGGGGCTGACCTTCACCGCGGCGGCGGTGCTCTTCGCGCTCATCGCGCTGTCACCGGCCGCGCTGCAGGTGCATCTGACGGTGTTCGCGCTGGCGATCGTGATCGGCTACTACGTGATCGGCAATGTGCACCACGCGCTGCACACCCCGCTGATGTCGGTGACCAACGCGATCTCCGGGATCATCGTCGTCGGCGCGCTGTTGCAGATCGGGCACGGCAATGTCGTCGTCACCGCGGTGGCAACTTTGGCGACGCTGCTCGCCAGTATCAACGTCTTCGGCGGCTTCTCCGTGACCCGCCGCATGCTGGCCATGTTCTCGAGGAGCTGA
- a CDS encoding ABC transporter permease, producing the protein MSVFVDIAPDESLADSPAAVVPSGKWRGRSTRAALPLLSVIVFFVAWQLVAASGIWNQTFVPYPSAVWHAFLDVSTTHDGVRGYAGYLLWEHLYMTLRRVFAGAVIGVVLGVLLGLVMGSVGWVRSVLEPWLTFLRALPPLAYFFLLVIWLGIDEAPKITLLALAALPPAAVATTAAVVAAPVGLQEAARALGASRRQVIRDVVVPSALPETFTGIRLAVGMAYSSVVAAELFNGLPGIGGLVKDASNYNNTPVVLVGIFAIGISGLVIDGLLRAVERRAVPWRGKI; encoded by the coding sequence GTGTCCGTTTTCGTTGATATCGCACCCGACGAGTCGCTTGCTGATTCGCCGGCGGCTGTCGTGCCGTCAGGCAAGTGGCGCGGGCGGTCGACGCGTGCCGCGCTGCCACTGCTGTCGGTCATCGTCTTCTTCGTCGCGTGGCAGCTCGTCGCGGCCAGCGGCATCTGGAACCAGACATTCGTGCCCTACCCCAGCGCGGTGTGGCACGCATTCCTCGACGTCTCCACCACCCACGACGGTGTCCGCGGCTATGCCGGATACCTGCTGTGGGAGCACCTCTACATGACGCTGCGCCGCGTGTTCGCAGGCGCGGTCATCGGTGTCGTGCTGGGCGTGCTGCTCGGCCTGGTGATGGGATCCGTCGGCTGGGTGCGCAGCGTGCTCGAGCCCTGGCTGACGTTCCTGCGCGCGCTGCCGCCGCTGGCCTACTTCTTCCTGCTGGTCATCTGGCTGGGCATCGACGAGGCGCCGAAGATCACGCTGCTGGCGCTGGCCGCGCTGCCGCCTGCCGCCGTGGCCACCACCGCGGCCGTCGTCGCCGCACCCGTTGGACTACAGGAGGCGGCCCGCGCACTCGGCGCCTCGCGACGGCAGGTGATCCGCGACGTCGTCGTTCCGTCCGCGCTGCCCGAGACCTTCACCGGCATCCGGCTTGCGGTCGGCATGGCCTACTCCTCGGTGGTCGCCGCCGAACTGTTCAACGGGCTGCCAGGCATCGGCGGCCTCGTCAAAGACGCCAGCAACTACAACAACACCCCCGTCGTGCTGGTCGGCATCTTCGCCATCGGCATCTCCGGCCTTGTCATCGACGGTCTGCTTCGCGCCGTGGAGCGGCGCGCTGTCCCCTGGAGAGGAAAAATCTAG
- a CDS encoding taurine ABC transporter substrate-binding protein: protein MKLKVLIAAVAASTLALAGCSVDHSGDQADKPTIRIGYQSFPSGDLIVKNNKWLEEALPNYHIKWTKFDSGADVNTAFIAKELDFGALGSSPVARGLSAPLNIPYKVAFVLDVAGDNEALVARNGSGVNTVADLKGKRIGTPFASTAHYSLLAALAQNGLSAKDVQLVDLQPQAILAAWDRGDIDAAYSWLPTLDQLRKTGKDLITSRQLAKNGKPTLDLGAVRDEFADAHPDVVDTWRQQEARALTLIHDDPAAAAKAVAAEIGLSPDEVAGQLKQGVYLTPEQVASPEWLGAEGKPGNIAVNLQSASQFLADQKQIPSAASLQTFQDAIYTRGLPGAITQ, encoded by the coding sequence GTGAAACTCAAGGTTCTGATCGCAGCAGTTGCGGCGTCGACGCTGGCGCTGGCCGGCTGCTCGGTCGACCACTCAGGGGACCAAGCCGACAAGCCGACGATTCGTATTGGCTACCAAAGCTTTCCGTCCGGCGACCTGATCGTGAAGAACAACAAGTGGCTCGAGGAAGCGCTGCCGAACTACCACATCAAGTGGACGAAGTTCGACTCCGGCGCCGACGTCAACACCGCCTTCATCGCGAAAGAATTGGACTTCGGCGCGCTCGGCTCCAGCCCTGTAGCGCGCGGACTTTCGGCTCCGCTGAACATTCCGTACAAGGTCGCGTTCGTGCTCGACGTCGCGGGCGACAACGAGGCGCTGGTGGCCCGCAACGGCAGCGGCGTCAACACGGTCGCCGACCTCAAGGGCAAGCGGATCGGCACCCCGTTCGCGTCGACTGCGCACTACAGCCTGTTGGCGGCGCTCGCGCAGAACGGGTTGTCCGCCAAGGATGTTCAGCTGGTCGACCTGCAGCCGCAGGCCATCCTCGCGGCGTGGGACCGCGGGGACATCGACGCGGCCTACTCGTGGCTGCCCACGCTCGACCAGCTGCGCAAGACCGGTAAGGACCTGATCACCAGCCGTCAGCTGGCCAAGAACGGCAAGCCCACGCTGGATCTCGGTGCGGTCCGCGATGAGTTCGCCGACGCGCATCCCGACGTCGTCGACACCTGGCGCCAGCAGGAAGCCCGCGCGCTCACGCTGATTCACGACGATCCCGCCGCGGCGGCCAAGGCCGTTGCCGCCGAGATCGGCCTGAGCCCCGACGAGGTCGCCGGTCAGCTGAAGCAAGGCGTGTACTTGACGCCGGAACAGGTCGCGTCGCCGGAATGGCTTGGCGCAGAAGGCAAGCCGGGCAACATCGCGGTCAACCTGCAGAGTGCTTCGCAGTTCCTCGCCGACCAGAAGCAGATTCCCTCGGCGGCGTCGCTGCAGACGTTCCAGGACGCGATCTATACGAGGGGGCTGCCCGGTGCCATCACCCAATAG
- a CDS encoding ABC transporter ATP-binding protein, whose protein sequence is MRPSSDVGAVHLRSVKHRYGRGRGEVTALGPVDLTVEPGSFLVLVGASGCGKSTLLRLLAGFESPSEGSVAVSGAAPTPGVTAGVVFQQPRLFPWRTVGGNVDLALKYANMPRERRAERRDQLLARVGLEGTADRKIWEISGGQQQRVAIARALAAETPLFLLDEPFAALDALTRERLQEDVRQVSAESGRTTVFVTHSADEAAFLGSRIVVLTRRPGQVALDLPVDLPRTGVDPEELRRSAEYTELRAEVGRAVKAAAA, encoded by the coding sequence ATCCGGCCTAGCTCAGATGTCGGCGCGGTGCACCTGCGGTCGGTCAAGCACCGCTACGGCAGGGGTCGCGGCGAGGTCACGGCGCTAGGCCCCGTCGACCTGACCGTCGAACCGGGATCGTTTCTGGTTCTGGTCGGCGCGTCGGGCTGCGGCAAGAGCACGCTGCTGCGATTGCTGGCGGGCTTCGAGTCGCCAAGCGAAGGCTCGGTCGCGGTGTCGGGCGCTGCGCCGACGCCCGGTGTGACGGCGGGCGTGGTGTTTCAGCAGCCTCGCCTGTTCCCGTGGCGCACGGTCGGCGGCAACGTCGACCTCGCGCTGAAATACGCAAACATGCCCCGGGAGCGTCGTGCGGAGCGTCGCGACCAGCTGCTCGCCCGCGTGGGGTTGGAGGGCACCGCCGACCGCAAGATCTGGGAGATCAGCGGCGGGCAGCAGCAGCGGGTGGCGATCGCACGGGCGCTGGCCGCCGAGACACCGCTGTTCCTGCTCGACGAGCCGTTCGCAGCTCTGGACGCGCTCACTCGGGAGCGGCTGCAGGAGGACGTCCGTCAGGTCAGCGCGGAGTCGGGCCGCACAACGGTGTTCGTCACGCACAGTGCCGACGAAGCGGCGTTTCTGGGTTCGCGGATCGTGGTGCTGACGCGGCGGCCGGGGCAGGTGGCGTTGGATCTGCCGGTCGACCTGCCGCGCACAGGCGTCGACCCCGAGGAATTGCGTCGCTCAGCGGAATACACCGAGTTGCGCGCCGAAGTCGGGCGCGCGGTGAAAGCAGCGGCTGCCTAG
- a CDS encoding TetR/AcrR family transcriptional regulator has product MSESSPAVPATTNGMTRREELLTVATKLFAARGYHGTRMDDVADAVGLNKATVYHYYASKSLILYDIYKGAADFTVDALHDDPTASARETIYHFTQRLLVGIAGNIERAAVYFQEGPYITEWFTEDQVGYIREKETQVYEHVRDVIDRGIASGEFYDCDSHVLALGYIGMTLGSYRWLRPQGRRTAQEIAEEFSTALLRGLIRDETTRVESPLGIDVENASRST; this is encoded by the coding sequence ATGTCCGAATCCAGCCCGGCTGTCCCAGCCACCACCAACGGGATGACCCGCCGCGAGGAGCTGTTGACCGTCGCGACCAAGCTGTTCGCCGCGCGGGGCTACCACGGCACGCGGATGGACGATGTGGCCGACGCGGTGGGGCTGAACAAGGCGACGGTCTATCACTATTACGCCAGCAAGTCACTGATCCTCTACGACATCTATAAGGGCGCCGCCGACTTCACGGTCGATGCATTGCACGACGACCCGACGGCATCTGCGCGCGAGACCATCTACCACTTCACCCAGCGGCTGCTGGTCGGTATCGCGGGCAACATCGAGCGCGCGGCGGTGTATTTCCAGGAGGGCCCGTACATCACCGAGTGGTTCACCGAGGACCAGGTCGGCTACATCCGGGAGAAGGAAACGCAGGTCTACGAGCACGTGCGCGACGTGATCGACCGCGGCATCGCCAGCGGTGAGTTCTACGACTGCGACTCGCATGTGCTGGCGCTGGGCTACATCGGGATGACGCTGGGCTCCTACCGCTGGCTGCGGCCGCAGGGCAGGCGCACCGCGCAGGAAATCGCCGAGGAGTTCAGCACTGCGTTGTTACGCGGGCTGATTCGCGATGAGACGACGCGCGTCGAGTCGCCGTTGGGCATCGACGTAGAAAACGCGAGTCGGTCAACCTAG
- a CDS encoding FAD-dependent oxidoreductase yields MTQILRTQVCVAGGGPAGLVHALLLARAGVRVVVLEKHKDFLRDFRGDTVHPSTLRIMDELGFVDEFLRLPHTKINRVAFDADGSVDLRTVGDFGALKWLGFRQPYIALMPQWDFLDFLAEKASAYPEFTLIRSAEVTGLIFERDRVVGVRTPDVEVHAELVVAADGRSSAVRAAAGLEIATAHSPMDVLWFRLKWRPGDPQELFAVIRRGLLLAMIYRGDYWQVAYPVPKGANPRNGSIQALKERLVSARPQLSEHVNDLHSWDDISHLDVRVDRLKTWWRTGLLCIGDAAHAMSPAGGVGINLAVADAVAAANILCPPLREGRLTDADLAKVQRRRELPTRIIQAGQVLAQNRVIEPNLAGDLSPIRIPKIVGFGPLQFIPPIVVGRGFRPEHVHTPDVHAA; encoded by the coding sequence GTGACGCAAATTCTGCGGACCCAGGTTTGTGTTGCGGGTGGCGGTCCCGCGGGCCTGGTTCACGCTCTGCTGCTTGCCCGGGCCGGGGTTCGGGTTGTCGTCTTGGAGAAGCACAAGGATTTCCTGCGCGACTTCCGCGGCGACACTGTTCATCCGAGCACCCTGCGGATCATGGACGAGTTGGGGTTTGTCGATGAGTTCCTGCGACTACCCCACACCAAGATCAACCGCGTGGCTTTCGATGCCGACGGTTCCGTTGACCTTCGCACGGTAGGTGACTTCGGTGCACTCAAGTGGCTGGGCTTCAGGCAGCCCTACATCGCTTTGATGCCGCAGTGGGACTTCCTCGACTTCCTTGCCGAAAAGGCTTCTGCGTACCCGGAATTCACCTTGATCCGGAGTGCCGAGGTCACGGGCCTCATCTTCGAACGAGATCGGGTGGTCGGGGTGCGCACGCCGGACGTGGAGGTGCACGCCGAACTGGTGGTGGCCGCCGACGGGCGCTCTTCGGCGGTGCGGGCGGCCGCGGGTCTGGAGATCGCGACGGCGCACTCCCCGATGGACGTGCTGTGGTTCCGGCTGAAATGGCGTCCCGGTGACCCTCAGGAATTGTTCGCGGTGATCCGTAGGGGCCTACTCCTGGCCATGATCTACCGCGGCGACTATTGGCAGGTCGCGTATCCGGTGCCGAAGGGAGCCAACCCTCGGAACGGGTCGATTCAGGCGTTGAAGGAGCGGCTGGTCTCCGCGCGCCCGCAGCTGAGTGAACACGTCAACGATCTGCACTCCTGGGATGACATCAGCCATCTCGACGTGCGGGTGGACCGGCTGAAGACGTGGTGGCGTACGGGTCTGCTGTGCATCGGCGATGCAGCCCATGCCATGTCACCGGCCGGCGGGGTCGGCATCAACCTCGCTGTGGCCGATGCGGTGGCCGCTGCGAATATCCTCTGCCCGCCGCTTCGCGAAGGTCGACTGACCGACGCGGACCTCGCCAAGGTGCAGCGCCGCCGTGAGCTGCCGACCCGGATCATTCAGGCGGGTCAAGTGTTGGCCCAGAACAGAGTGATCGAGCCCAATTTGGCCGGTGATCTGTCACCAATCCGCATCCCGAAAATCGTTGGCTTTGGACCGCTGCAGTTCATTCCGCCGATCGTCGTCGGACGGGGCTTTCGCCCCGAACATGTACATACTCCAGACGTACACGCCGCCTAG
- a CDS encoding acyl-CoA dehydrogenase gives MKSTLLSRRDLDFLLYEWLRIDELTKRERFAEHSRETFDGVLDLCEQLATRYFAPHNKKSDANEPHFDGETVTLIDDVKEAWDAFAAADLIAMSMDENLGGAQLPATVAEAGFAWFSAANVSTTGYLMLTMANANLLAKFGTDEQVEAFLKPMLAGRFSGTMALSETQAGSSLADILTRAEPQDDGTYRLFGSKMWISGAEHDLTENIVNLVLAKIPGGPPGTKGISLFIVPKFLVNADGSIGERNGVVLAGLNHKMGQRGITNTVLSFEGAVGYLVGEPHRGLAYMFTMMNEARLGVGMGAVSLGYTGYLKSLEYARERPQGRPVLAKDPSTPQVPIIEHADVKRMLLAQKAYVEGGMALLLYCAKLVDLQHSAESDDERDALGLLLDILTPVGKSWPSQWCLEANSLAIQVHGGYGYTREYDVEQHYRDNRLNPIHEGTHGIQSLDLLGRKVTQRGGASLAALGEAVDTTVATAGATGGAAAELATQLDSSWQRLVSVTTGMFGSGDVEAALANSAIYLEAFGHIVVAWIWLQQLLAANGRTGDFYDGKRQAAQYFFRYELPKTAPQLDLLESLDRTTLEMRDAWF, from the coding sequence GTGAAGTCCACTCTGCTGTCGCGCCGCGATCTCGACTTTCTCCTTTATGAATGGCTGCGCATCGACGAGCTCACGAAACGCGAGCGCTTCGCCGAGCACTCCCGCGAGACCTTCGACGGCGTTCTCGATCTGTGCGAGCAGCTGGCCACGCGCTACTTCGCGCCGCACAACAAGAAGAGCGACGCCAACGAACCGCACTTCGACGGCGAGACGGTCACCCTCATCGATGACGTCAAGGAGGCGTGGGACGCGTTCGCCGCAGCCGACCTGATCGCCATGTCGATGGACGAAAACCTCGGCGGCGCCCAGCTGCCCGCCACCGTCGCAGAGGCTGGCTTCGCTTGGTTCTCCGCCGCCAACGTCAGCACCACGGGCTACCTCATGCTGACGATGGCCAACGCCAACCTGCTGGCCAAGTTCGGTACCGACGAGCAGGTCGAAGCGTTCCTCAAGCCGATGCTCGCCGGCCGGTTCTCCGGCACGATGGCCCTGTCCGAGACACAGGCCGGCTCGTCACTCGCCGACATCCTCACCCGCGCCGAACCGCAGGACGACGGCACCTATCGGCTGTTCGGATCGAAGATGTGGATCTCGGGGGCCGAACACGACCTGACCGAGAACATCGTCAACCTGGTGCTCGCCAAGATCCCCGGCGGTCCGCCGGGCACCAAGGGCATCTCGCTGTTCATCGTGCCGAAGTTCCTCGTCAATGCCGACGGCTCCATCGGTGAGCGCAACGGCGTCGTGCTCGCCGGCCTCAACCACAAGATGGGCCAGCGCGGCATCACCAACACCGTGCTCAGTTTCGAGGGCGCCGTCGGTTATCTGGTCGGCGAGCCGCACCGCGGCCTGGCCTACATGTTCACGATGATGAACGAAGCCCGTCTCGGCGTCGGCATGGGCGCGGTGTCGCTGGGCTACACCGGATACCTCAAGTCGCTGGAGTACGCGCGCGAACGGCCACAGGGCCGGCCGGTGCTGGCCAAGGACCCGTCGACGCCGCAGGTGCCGATCATCGAACACGCCGACGTCAAGCGAATGTTGTTGGCGCAGAAGGCCTATGTCGAGGGCGGCATGGCGCTGCTGCTGTATTGCGCCAAGCTCGTCGACCTACAGCACAGCGCTGAATCCGACGACGAGCGCGATGCGCTCGGCCTGCTGCTCGACATCCTCACGCCAGTCGGCAAGAGCTGGCCGTCGCAATGGTGTCTGGAGGCCAACAGCCTGGCCATCCAGGTGCACGGCGGATACGGCTACACCCGCGAGTACGACGTCGAGCAGCACTACCGCGACAACCGGCTTAACCCCATCCACGAGGGCACGCACGGTATCCAGAGCCTGGACCTGTTGGGCCGCAAGGTGACTCAGCGCGGCGGGGCCAGCTTGGCCGCGCTCGGTGAAGCCGTAGACACCACCGTCGCCACGGCCGGTGCCACCGGCGGTGCGGCCGCCGAGCTCGCTACCCAGCTCGACTCGTCGTGGCAGCGCCTCGTCAGCGTGACCACCGGGATGTTCGGCTCGGGTGACGTCGAAGCCGCGCTGGCCAACAGCGCCATCTACCTCGAAGCCTTCGGGCACATCGTCGTTGCGTGGATATGGCTCCAGCAGTTGCTTGCCGCCAACGGACGCACCGGCGACTTCTACGACGGCAAGCGGCAGGCGGCACAGTACTTCTTCCGCTACGAGCTGCCCAAGACGGCGCCACAGCTGGACCTGCTGGAAAGCCTGGACCGCACGACCCTGGAGATGCGCGACGCCTGGTTCTGA
- a CDS encoding mechanosensitive ion channel family protein, whose translation MPTTLQDLTHWVLTKGLHIVLVVLFAIIVTRVIRWVAGRISTRLTRGDDRDATVRSETVKHGQAVASVISSVAIALLYVVVAVDIANQLGLPLGSLVAPAAVLGAALGFGAQRIVQDLLSGFFLITEKQYGFGDLVELSVTAGGSAVGTVEDVTLRVTKLRTSDGEMYTVPNGQIVKSLNMSKDWARAVVDVPVPTSADLNKVNDVLGDVAKAAMQDDGLPELLLDEPSLMGVESIEVDTVNLRMVARTLPGKQFEVGRELRALIVSSFRRNGIATSGAVTSQN comes from the coding sequence ATGCCTACAACACTTCAAGACCTCACCCATTGGGTCCTGACCAAGGGCCTGCACATCGTCCTCGTCGTGCTCTTCGCGATCATCGTCACGCGGGTCATCCGCTGGGTCGCGGGACGGATCAGCACGCGACTCACCAGGGGCGACGATCGCGACGCGACAGTGCGCTCGGAAACCGTCAAGCACGGACAGGCGGTCGCCTCGGTCATTTCGTCGGTGGCGATCGCCCTGCTCTACGTGGTGGTGGCCGTCGACATCGCCAATCAGCTTGGCCTGCCGCTTGGTTCGCTGGTGGCGCCGGCGGCGGTGCTCGGTGCCGCACTCGGGTTCGGGGCACAACGCATCGTGCAGGACCTGCTCAGCGGATTCTTCCTGATCACCGAGAAGCAGTACGGCTTCGGTGACCTTGTCGAGCTCAGCGTGACGGCCGGTGGCTCAGCGGTCGGCACTGTGGAAGACGTCACACTACGCGTCACCAAACTGCGCACCAGCGACGGCGAGATGTACACCGTGCCCAACGGCCAGATTGTGAAATCACTCAACATGTCGAAGGACTGGGCACGCGCGGTTGTCGACGTGCCGGTGCCCACCTCGGCCGACCTGAACAAGGTGAACGACGTGCTGGGTGACGTCGCGAAGGCCGCGATGCAGGACGATGGCCTGCCGGAGCTCTTACTCGACGAGCCGTCTCTGATGGGCGTCGAGAGCATCGAGGTCGACACCGTCAATCTGCGGATGGTGGCACGCACGCTGCCGGGTAAGCAGTTCGAGGTCGGGCGTGAGCTGCGGGCGCTGATCGTGTCGTCGTTCCGTCGCAACGGCATCGCGACGTCCGGTGCGGTGACTAGTCAAAACTGA